In the Sarcophilus harrisii chromosome 1, mSarHar1.11, whole genome shotgun sequence genome, one interval contains:
- the C1H8orf37 gene encoding protein C8orf37 homolog isoform X1 — MWGGWMNVGRGGGKKRPWEAVIKKFRRRAPKDAIHGREELKERWELIPPNLPKYKAELKQRGEVKESGTIRAQARAGSRASASNVEPQEGEKNNQGKRAAKQQPALGSSSSLRPTLSETMESHLGSEPPKCFSRLAASAARNGGGEEEEEKARTPRTPAARPRQWREGDWETGGARGQQTTRASRPRVTLGNQPRLWDDCRTEWEGSGRRWKEGEGPAKMADDLDELLDEVESKFCRPKSLSPRPLERPPGRGNTLGSSRNSTDRDTEDYDYDDEYDDDDDDDDDDDDDDDLRSTKILLKADDDLDGLINEIFEEPCFDKKPINLKSKSSNHTSVRTSIQVLGKRCSPVYIGGSSTPCGIGTNTSQRVHPHLFNTPSLTGPPSPSGCSIFTILTSDVCTTLVISSITWGWGEEGECRQTEREVSSLIRSYQQEPKNLFSVWFWSQSLKGVRNPSYVYLLRHPSSVENPNQIPEVKFYL, encoded by the exons ATGTGGGGTGGTTGGATGAatgtggggaggggtgggggcaAGAAGCGGCCGTGGGAAGCAGTAATCAAGAAGTTCCGAAGACGAGCACCAAAAGATGCGATCCACGGACGTGAGGAATTAAAAGAGCGATGGGAGCTAATTCCGCCCAACCTTCCCAAGTATAAAGCAG AACTAAAGCAAAGGGGTGAAGTGAAGGAGAGTGGGACCATCCGGGCACAAGCGCGAGCAGGCTCCAGGGCAAGTGCTTCCAACGTTGAGCcacaagagggagaaaaaaacaaccaagGCAAACGGGCGGCCAAGCAGCAACCGGCATTAGGGTCGTCGTCTTCACTTAGGCCGACACTGTCAGAAACGATGGAGTCCCACCTGGGTTCCGAGCCCCCGAAGTGTTTCTCCCGTTTGGCCGCGAGCGCCGCCAGGAacggaggaggggaggaggaagaagagaaagcgAGAACTCCGAGGACCCCCGCCGCGCGCCCCCGCCAGTGGAGGGAAGGGGACTGGGAGACAGGGGGCGCTCGAGGGCAGCAGACGACGCGCGCCTCCAGGCCACGCGTTACCCTAGGCAACCAGCCGAGACTTTGGGATGATTGTAGAACCGAGTGGGAAGGGAGCGGGAGGCggtggaaggaaggggaagggccggccaagatggcggacgACCTGGACGAATTGTTGGATGAGGTGGAGTCCAAGTTTTGCAGACCTAAATCCTTGAGTCCGAGACCTCTGGAGCGGCCGCCGGGGAGGGGCAACACATTGGGAAGCAGCAGGAACAGCACCGACCGGGACACGGAGGACTACGACTATGACGATGAGTACGACGACGACGACGATGATGACGACGACGACGACGATGATGACGACCTCAG ATCaactaaaatattattgaaagcTGATGATGATCTTGATGGTCTAATTAATGAAATCTTTGAAGAGCCCTGTTTTGACAAAAAACCTATT AACTTAAAATCTAAATCTTCAAATCACACATCTGTCAGAACCTCCATTCAAGTACTTGGAAAAAG ATGCAGTCCAGTATACATTGGAGGAAGTTCTACTCCATGTGGTATAGGAACAAATACTTCCCAGAG GGTCCATCCTCATCTTTTTAATACTCCAAGTCTAACTGGACCTCCGAGCCCTTCAGGTTGTTCAATCTTTACCATTCTGACCAGTGATGTCTGTACTACCCTTGTAATAAGCAGTATCAcatggggatggggggaagagggagagtgcaggcagacagagagagaagtaaGTAGTCTGATTCGAAGCTATCAGCAGGAGCCAAAGAACCTGTTTTCAGTTTGGTTCTGGTCCCAGTCTCTAAAGggagtcagaaatccaagttatgtctaTCTCCTGAGACACCCATCCTCTGTGGAAAATCCCAATCaaatccctgaggttaaattttacTTATAA
- the C1H8orf37 gene encoding protein C8orf37 homolog isoform X3 codes for MEIMNNARSSPSFGGQPLYTPPPPPPPIGVRPGRGPNPPRPLVLAPAFGLSSHRSAPGLLGPGLISQRTSGPETDLKETEGSTKILLKADDDLDGLINEIFEEPCFDKKPINLKSKSSNHTSVRTSIQVLGKRCSPVYIGGSSTPCGIGTNTSQRVHPHLFNTPSLTGPPSPSGCSIFTILTSDVCTTLVISSITWGWGEEGECRQTEREVSSLIRSYQQEPKNLFSVWFWSQSLKGVRNPSYVYLLRHPSSVENPNQIPEVKFYL; via the exons ATGGAAATTATGAATAACGCCCGCTCCTCCCCCAGCTTCGGAGGACAGCCTCTGtacaccccacccccacccccgccccctaTCGGCGTGAGACCGGGGCGGGGCCCGAACCCGCCCCGCCCCCTGGTCCTGGCGCCCGCCTTCGGGCTGTCCTCTCACCGGTCCGCACCCGGCCTTCTGGGCCCTGGCCTGATCTCTCAAAGAACCTCGGGTCCTGAAACAGACCTAAAGGAGACCGAAGG ATCaactaaaatattattgaaagcTGATGATGATCTTGATGGTCTAATTAATGAAATCTTTGAAGAGCCCTGTTTTGACAAAAAACCTATT AACTTAAAATCTAAATCTTCAAATCACACATCTGTCAGAACCTCCATTCAAGTACTTGGAAAAAG ATGCAGTCCAGTATACATTGGAGGAAGTTCTACTCCATGTGGTATAGGAACAAATACTTCCCAGAG GGTCCATCCTCATCTTTTTAATACTCCAAGTCTAACTGGACCTCCGAGCCCTTCAGGTTGTTCAATCTTTACCATTCTGACCAGTGATGTCTGTACTACCCTTGTAATAAGCAGTATCAcatggggatggggggaagagggagagtgcaggcagacagagagagaagtaaGTAGTCTGATTCGAAGCTATCAGCAGGAGCCAAAGAACCTGTTTTCAGTTTGGTTCTGGTCCCAGTCTCTAAAGggagtcagaaatccaagttatgtctaTCTCCTGAGACACCCATCCTCTGTGGAAAATCCCAATCaaatccctgaggttaaattttacTTATAA